One Amorphoplanes digitatis genomic window carries:
- a CDS encoding DUF2530 domain-containing protein — protein MVPFALAGLAGFAVAGVILLLLDAPESWLWTCLAGLLCGIPGLLTMLRHDANRRRRRALTHPEFKVNQNA, from the coding sequence ATGGTGCCGTTCGCCCTCGCCGGCCTCGCCGGCTTCGCCGTCGCCGGGGTGATCCTGCTGCTGCTTGACGCGCCGGAGAGCTGGCTCTGGACCTGCCTGGCCGGCCTGCTGTGCGGGATACCGGGCCTGCTCACGATGCTGCGGCACGACGCCAACCGGCGCCGCCGCCGCGCGCTGACCCACCCCGAGTTCAAGGTGAACCAGAACGCCTAG
- a CDS encoding DUF3027 domain-containing protein — translation MRDNGGVTTRTAARAARLDQVCADAVGIARGAITEVEPADIGEHLEAVAEGDRVVTHFFESHLAGYKGWRWAVTVTRVPRSRHVTICETVLLPGPDALLAPGWLPWNERVQPGDLGVGDLMATAPDDERLAPGYVLSDDSAVEDVSWELGLGRPRVLSREGRSETAQRWYDGDAGPEAPISTAAPRNARCGTCGFYLPLAGSMRTMFGVCGNLYAPDDAKAVSADHGCGAHSEALVGATEQPVEELPTIYDDSEVEAVAVSRAHGSVEAGEPAEPYGHS, via the coding sequence GTGAGGGACAATGGCGGCGTGACGACCAGGACCGCAGCGCGTGCCGCCCGACTCGACCAGGTCTGTGCCGATGCCGTCGGGATCGCGCGAGGCGCCATCACCGAAGTGGAGCCCGCCGACATCGGCGAGCACCTCGAGGCCGTGGCCGAGGGCGACCGGGTCGTGACCCACTTCTTCGAGAGCCACCTCGCCGGCTACAAGGGCTGGCGCTGGGCGGTCACGGTGACCCGGGTGCCGCGCTCCCGGCACGTCACCATCTGCGAGACGGTGCTGCTGCCCGGGCCGGACGCGCTGCTCGCGCCCGGCTGGCTGCCGTGGAACGAGCGGGTCCAGCCCGGCGACCTCGGCGTTGGCGACCTCATGGCGACCGCCCCGGACGACGAACGGCTGGCGCCCGGCTACGTGCTCAGCGACGACTCCGCCGTTGAGGACGTCTCCTGGGAGCTCGGCCTCGGCCGGCCCCGGGTGCTGTCCCGCGAGGGCCGGTCCGAGACCGCACAGCGCTGGTACGACGGCGATGCGGGCCCCGAGGCGCCGATCTCGACGGCCGCGCCGCGCAACGCCCGCTGCGGCACCTGCGGCTTCTACCTGCCGCTGGCCGGCTCGATGCGCACCATGTTCGGCGTCTGCGGCAACCTCTACGCCCCCGACGACGCCAAGGCCGTCAGCGCCGACCACGGCTGTGGCGCGCACTCCGAGGCGCTCGTCGGCGCGACGGAGCAGCCGGTCGAGGAGCTTCCGACGATCTACGACGACAGCGAGGTCGAGGCGGTGGCGGTCAGCCGCGCGCACGGCTCGGTCGAGGCCGGCGAGCCCGCGGAGCCCTACGGTCACTCCTAG